DNA sequence from the Drosophila sechellia strain sech25 chromosome 3L, ASM438219v1, whole genome shotgun sequence genome:
TTTCTCGAGTGCCAGACATTAAAGTGATATGTCAGTATTCCTGTTTCGGTGACACGTCTTAATCTACAAAGATTAAGActtcatttatttgtttaaaaaatttgttaaaactgTACTCACCCGTAGGAAATCACCTTTCTCATGGGCGAATTCTTTTGCATTATGCTCACAGTTTTTTGGGACGGAAACATACTGACTTCGGTCAGATCGCAAATGTCCTGTTCACTAAAGGTTTCAGCAATGATCTTGtaagcagcagccacatccacatgAAAGGCAAAACCTAAATCCTTGAAAATAAGTAGGTATATGAGGGTTAGAAACTACTTACGTTCATGCTTGACCCTAAGTAAACCCGTTTCCGGATCCAACCAATTGCTTGCAGCATTATCCTTGGCATGAGCACCAGTTTCATGACTATGAACGATATCCCGATAGGACTTGGCAGGATCTGTGGATGCTGGATTTGGATCCACTGGTTCGTCTTCATCGCCTTCGTTTTCCTTGTTCGTAGACACACTGGTTATCTTTTTGGCATACAGTTCCATGGACACCGGATCTTTAGTGTGCTGAGAATAAAGAAAATTTGAAGACTTCATatttaatgcaaatatttttatccTTACCAAAAAGTAATCCCTGTTGTAGAGAATATCCTCCATGCCCACCTTCAGCGAACTGTGCACCAGATCGCTCAGTGTTTTGATGGTTTTGGGTTTCTCCATGAGAAGTGTGCCCACAATACTAGCCGAATAGAATTGATATATGCAAAATGAGAAGAGTAAACTGGTGATTACAATACAGCGACCAGAAACAAAACTCGTGGAGAATCCCAAGCCCTGTTGGCAAATAATTCCCACGAAGAACAGCACGGATTCCAGGAAGAGACCCACTCTTTCCGGCGCTTTCTTCTGCTTGGCTTTTCGATCCTTGATGTATTTGTTTAGCTTCTGATAGCAGCGTTGCCAAAGGGTTCCGGCATCGATGGGAGTGGAATCTTCATACTCCTCCTGTTTCTCCTCAACTTTTTCCTTACTGACCACCACCGAAACGGCAGTGATGGGACGCACTGGTGCTTCCACTTGCTCCTGGTGTTGTTTCTGCTGGTAATGATGCCTTGGAGGCGCTCCTCCTTTGGGCTTTATCAAGGCTGAGCCATCGTGTGGCACCAGTTTCCATTCGATGGTGGTGAGGAACCAAAGAATAAATACCGTCAGAACACCACAGCCCACAATTAAAACCCAAACATCGTTGGTAAACGGCTGCAGGAAGACGATACGATCCTTTTGGGTGCTTCGAGGATGTCGAAAGATGAAACAAGGACGACTCGACCAACTGCGACCGGCCACGTCGATCCATTTGTGCCGCTCCAGCCAGTAGAATATCGGTGATCCGCCAATGTCCGTCTCGTTGCGAATGAGTGCCCCAATCATGCCGTCAAACCGGCCGTTCTTCACATATCCCCACGAAGTCGTCCTGGACAGGACGAACGTCCAGTTGAACATGTCGCG
Encoded proteins:
- the LOC6610875 gene encoding uncharacterized protein LOC6610875, which encodes MHWWLLLFLPLSCQGLPERELLELELDYGLAEPQRTSLVQSSLILQFSQDYKHIPRITYFTCQKPHLQTPNQIPNAAEHCDAFAAKNFQLIKSLYESELFVRIVLLDVLAQAAAPSSGRPNRPGSGPTGGFSQTPSQAQSNSEWLEGVLRMEALRQIAVVDLACGAVSRRFLELASTKMLYSEKFHWLLIEDFAWHGRTQTAERSEKRDDGEMEEEEPPGQQIQATDDEDLPSIESFLGGMNLYMNTELTLAKRMSEAAHYTLFDVWNPGLNYGGHVNLTEIGSFTPSEGIQLHTWFRTTSTVRRRMDMQHARVRCMVVVTNKNMTGTLMYYLTHTVSGHIDTMNRFNFNLLMAVRDMFNWTFVLSRTTSWGYVKNGRFDGMIGALIRNETDIGGSPIFYWLERHKWIDVAGRSWSSRPCFIFRHPRSTQKDRIVFLQPFTNDVWVLIVGCGVLTVFILWFLTTIEWKLVPHDGSALIKPKGGAPPRHHYQQKQHQEQVEAPVRPITAVSVVVSKEKVEEKQEEYEDSTPIDAGTLWQRCYQKLNKYIKDRKAKQKKAPERVGLFLESVLFFVGIICQQGLGFSTSFVSGRCIVITSLLFSFCIYQFYSASIVGTLLMEKPKTIKTLSDLVHSSLKVGMEDILYNRDYFLHTKDPVSMELYAKKITSVSTNKENEGDEDEPVDPNPASTDPAKSYRDIVHSHETGAHAKDNAASNWLDPETGLLRVKHERFAFHVDVAAAYKIIAETFSEQDICDLTEVSMFPSQKTVSIMQKNSPMRKVISYGLRRVTETGILTYHFNVWHSRKPPCVKKIETSDLHVDMDTVSSALLILLFSYGITLMILGTEILYSKWHNRIQLQWVGAT